The Argopecten irradians isolate NY chromosome 4, Ai_NY, whole genome shotgun sequence genome has a window encoding:
- the LOC138320643 gene encoding uncharacterized protein, translated as MSDHSSESDAMESFSGDSGEIELTDVESTSQADILPYQFEPERDIEGDYDHEQNNDVVPNMVQADQARLLNTEWCRCGNCVAMPTAAESRCCREIERISQKMEDVELEENDLKCILDHPGFNPVCLNVYVLETAYYQYQQQYGGQHKTDEQRNRYTSYRQFVRWCWGYLGRRVRVPLPSCVVNVIHQKFPSPTYTGFKESGEPTEI; from the exons ATGTCCGATCACAGCAGTGAGAGCGACGCAATGGAAAGTTTTTCTGGTGATTCAGGCGAGATAGAATTAACAGACGTGGAATCAACTAGTCAAGCAGATATCCTACCATATCAGTTCGAGCCAGAACGAGACATAGAAGGAGATTatgatcatgaacagaacaacGACGTTGTGCCAAACATGGTTCAAGCTGACCAGGCCCGACTCCTGAACACGGAATG GTGCAGATGTGGAAACTGTGTGGCCATGCCAACTGCAGCAGAGAGCCGGTGTTGCAGGGAGATAGAGAGGATATCACAGAAAATGGAAGATGTCGAACTTGAAGAAAACGACCTGAAGTGCATTCTAGACCATCCAGGCTTTAACCCAGTTTGCCTCAACGTTTATGTATTGGAAACGGCATACTACCAATACCAGCAGCAATATGGAGGACAACATAAGACAGATGAACA ACGCAACAGATACACATCCTACAGACAATTTGTCAGATGGTGCTGGGGATATTTGGGCAGGAGAGTGAGGGTACCATTGCCATCTTGTgtagttaatgttatacatCAGAAATTCCCTTCTCCTACATATACAGGATTTAAAGAGTCTG GTGAGCCTACAGAAATATGA